In the genome of Vicia villosa cultivar HV-30 ecotype Madison, WI unplaced genomic scaffold, Vvil1.0 ctg.001235F_1_1_3, whole genome shotgun sequence, one region contains:
- the LOC131634122 gene encoding scopoletin 8-hydroxylase-like, which produces MAQISNSSDSLYNFVVKDGNGIKGLVDSGLSEVPKIYIQPINNRINKLNSKPCEIQPIDLSKLNGPEHEKVVDEIVRAAETLGFFQVVNHCVPPELLESLKDSAHSFFNLPPEEKVIYRNSASNTRYKTSFVPELEKVLEWKDYINMVYSCDEDALQHWPNICKEVALEYLKLSSKIARDLLKILIDKLGVKLDESKMESLIGTKMVNMNYYPACPNPELTAGTVRHSDSGTITILLQDGIGGLHVKSEDESNDEKEVWLEIPPIQEALVINVGDALEVLSNGKYKSAEHRVLTTSTQSRVSVPMFSLPILTERIGPFPELVKKDGFASYRDVLWQDYMDNYFRSSHDGKKTLDFAKINST; this is translated from the exons ATGGCACAAATTTCCAACTCCTCAGATTCATTGTACAACTTTGTTGTAAAAGATGGAAATGGGATCAAAGGTTTAGTTGACTCAGGTTTATCAGAGGTtccaaaaatatacatacaacccATAAACAACAGAATCAACAAACTAAACTCAAAACCATGTGAAATTCAACCTATTGATTTATCAAAACTCAATGGGCCAGAACATGAAAAAGTGGTGGATGAAATTGTTAGAGCTGCTGAGACACTAGGATTCTTTCAAGTAGTGAATCATTGTGTTCCTCCCGAGTTGTTGGAATCACTTAAAGATTCAGCACACTCTTTCTTCAACTTGCCACCAGAGGAGAAAGTTATTTACCGCAATAGTGCGAGTAATACGAGATATAAAACTAGCTTTGTACCTGAGTTAGAAAAAGTGTTGGAATGGAAAGATTATATCAATATGGTTTATAGCTGTGATGAAGATGCTCTTCAACATTGGCCTAATATATGCAA GGAAGTTGCACTTGAATATTTGAAGTTATCATCCAAGATAGCGAGAgacttattaaaaatattaattgataAACTTGGAGTGAAACTAGATGAGTCAAAAATGGAGAGTCTTATTGGTACGAAGATGGTTAACATGAACTACTATCCAGCATGTCCAAATCCAGAACTCACCGCCGGTACAGTGCGTCACTCAGACTCAGGAACTATCACAATTCTTCTTCAAGATGGAATTGGTGGATTGCATGTTAAATCAGAAGATGAGAGTAATGATGAAAAAGAAGTGTGGCTTGAAATTCCTCCAATCCAGGAAGCTTTAGTCATCAATGTTGGTGATGCTTTAGAG GTACTTAGCAATGGAAAATATAAAAGTGCTGAACATAGAGTACTGACAACTTCCACACAATCAAGAGTATCAGTTCCAATGTTCAGTCTTCCTATTCTTACTGAGAGGATTGGCCCATTTCCAGAATTGGTGAAGAAAGATGGATTTGCTAGTTATAGAGATGTCTTGTGGCAGGATTATATGGACAACTACTTTAGGAGTTCTCATGATGGAAAAAAGACTCTTGATTTTGCAAAAATCAACTCTACTTAA
- the LOC131634121 gene encoding scopoletin 8-hydroxylase-like, giving the protein MAQISNSSDSLYNFVVKDGNGIKGLVDSGLSEVPKIYIQPINNRINKLNSKPCEIQPIDLSKLNGPEHEKVVDEIVRAAETLGFFQVVNHCVPPELLESLKDSAHSFFNLPPEEKVIYRNSASNTRYKTSFVPELEKVLEWKDYINMVYSCDEDALQHWPNICKEVALEYLKLSSKIARDLLKILIDKLGVKLDDSKMESLIGTKMVNMNYYPACPNPELTAGTVRHSDSGTITILLQDGIGGLHVKSEDESNDEKEVWLEIPPIQEALVINVGDALEVLSNGKYKSAEHRVLTTSTQSRVSVPMFSLPMFTERIGPFPELVKKDGFAGYRDVLWQDYMDNYFRSSHDGKKTLDFAKINST; this is encoded by the exons ATGGCACAAATTTCCAACTCCTCAGATTCATTGTACAACTTTGTTGTAAAAGATGGAAATGGGATCAAAGGTTTAGTTGACTCAGGTTTATCAGAGGTtccaaaaatatacatacaacccATAAACAACAGAATCAACAAACTAAACTCAAAACCATGTGAAATTCAACCTATTGATTTATCAAAACTCAATGGGCCAGAACATGAAAAAGTGGTGGATGAAATTGTTAGAGCTGCTGAGACACTTGGATTCTTTCAAGTAGTGAATCATTGTGTTCCTCCCGAGTTGTTGGAATCACTTAAAGATTCAGCACACTCTTTCTTCAACTTGCCACCAGAGGAGAAAGTTATTTACCGCAATAGTGCGAGTAATACGAGATATAAAACTAGCTTTGTACCTGAGTTAGAAAAAGTGTTGGAATGGAAAGATTATATCAATATGGTTTATAGTTGTGATGAAGATGCTCTTCAACATTGGCCTAATATATGCAA GGAAGTTGCACTTGAATATTTGAAGTTATCATCCAAGATAGCGAGAgacttattaaaaatattaattgataAACTTGGAGTGAAACTAGATGATTCAAAAATGGAGAGTCTTATTGGTACGAAGATGGTTAACATGAACTACTATCCAGCATGTCCAAATCCAGAACTCACCGCCGGTACAGTGCGTCACTCAGACTCCGGAACTATCACAATTCTTCTTCAAGATGGAATTGGTGGATTGCATGTTAAATCAGAAGATGAGAGTAATGATGAAAAAGAAGTGTGGCTTGAAATTCCTCCAATCCAGGAAGCTTTAGTCATCAATGTTGGTGATGCTTTAGAG GTACTTAGCAATGGAAAATATAAAAGTGCTGAACATAGAGTACTGACAACTTCCACACAATCAAGAGTATCAGTTCCAATGTTCAGTCTTCCTATGTTTACTGAGAGGATTGGCCCATTTCCAGAATTGGTGAAGAAAGATGGATTTGCTGGTTATAGAGATGTCTTGTGGCAGGATTATATGGACAACTACTTTAGGAGTTCTCATGATGGAAAAAAGACTCTTGATTTTGCAAAAATCAACTCTACTTAA